A region from the Benincasa hispida cultivar B227 chromosome 8, ASM972705v1, whole genome shotgun sequence genome encodes:
- the LOC120083086 gene encoding uncharacterized protein LOC120083086 isoform X3 — MSENVLGIRWNGELAANEWLVKWKGLPESEATWELVYLMNEQFPHFHFKDKVPFSVPDFYSLKCSYISSVAGIFCTFPTTTSNLLVISISCRSSSLTFTGWSYGALIPIENPNVGGKRFEAASDWQNSSCAEKISSANDDVSLQLVSHSVLPMRSNLLEDSKEVTSSHKKPDNDDKEVDISDHGSTESHVLKNERDVVSEVHLEGRSSSEELKRERPNGKEQHVQTSRKLNRENINNRTVDEAQLTTIESKPWGERMKSIVDGIINMWRKR; from the exons ATGTCAGAAAATGTTTTAGGGATACGTTGGAACGGGGAGTTAGCTGCAAACGAATGGTTAGTAAAGTGGAAGGGTCTACCGGAGAGTGAGGCAACTTGGGAGTTGGTATATTTGATGAATGAACAATTTCCCCACTTCCACTTTAAGGACAAGGTGCCTTTTTCAGTACCTGACTTCTACTCCTTAAAATGCAGCTATATTTCCTCTGTTGCTGGAATTTTCTGCACCTTTCCTACTACTACTTCTAACCTCCTAGTGATTTCAATCTCTTGTCGATCTTCTTCCTTAACATTTACAGGATGGAGCTatggagctctgataccaattg AGAATCCTAATGTTGGTGGCAAACGTTTCGAAGCAGCATCTGATTGGCAAAATTCCTCTTGTGCTGAGAAGATCTCGTCTGCTAATGATGATGTAAGCTTGCAACTC GTTAGCCATTCTGTCCTTCCAATGAGAAGCAATCTTTTGGAGGACTCCAAGGAAGTTACTTCTTCTCATAAGAAACCAGATAATGATGATAAAGAGGTGGACATTTCTGACCATGGTTCTACTGAAAGCCATGTACTAAAAAATGAACGAGATGTGGTTTCTGAAGTTCATCTTGAAGGTCGTTCTTCATCTGAAGAGCTGAAGCGTGAACGTCCAAACGGTAAAGAGCAACATGTTCAGACTTCTCGTAAATTAAACAG GGAGAACATTAACAATAGGACGGTGGATGAGGCTCAGCTTACAACAATTGAATCAAAACCCTGGGGAGAACGTATGAAGTCAATTGTAGACGGTATAATCAACATGTGGAGGAAACGTTAA
- the LOC120083086 gene encoding uncharacterized protein LOC120083086 isoform X2: MVKMKIKLLARGRLHSYSSIEHSISGIKSAFSRKDVDYFVPSSNTWWRGRSYAASVASDIPGPEKARKRVSIEDRRAIVESFVHKYKASNNGKFPPVSRTWKQVGGSFYVVRKILQELQNESTMSSLKNGRKKSFQETKIKENPNVGGKRFEAASDWQNSSCAEKISSANDDVSHSVLPMRSNLLEDSKEVTSSHKKPDNDDKEVDISDHGSTESHVLKNERDVVSEVHLEGRSSSEELKRERPNGKEQHVQTSRKLNRENINNRTVDEAQLTTIESKPWGERMKSIVDGIINMWRKR; encoded by the exons ATGGTGAAAATGAAGATTAAGCTTCTTGCTAGAGGACGATTACACTCTTACAGTTCTATCGAGCACTCTATTTCCGGCATAAAATCAG CGTTCAGTAGGAAAGATGTTGACTATTTTGTACCTAGCTCAAATACATGGTGGCGCGGAAGATCCTACGCTGCCTCTGTTGCTTCAGATATACCCGGTCCTGAGAAGGCTCGTAAACGTGTCTCTATAGAAGATCGGCGGGCAATTGTCGAATCTTTTGTACACAA GTACAAGGCATCAAACAATGGGAAGTTCCCTCCGGTATCACGTACTTGGAAACAAGTAGGTGGCTCTTTTTATGTTGTTAGGAAAATCCTTCAAGAGCTTCAGAATGAATCTACAATGTCGTCATTAAAAAACGGAAGAAAAAAGTCATTTCAAGAAACGAAAATAAAAG AGAATCCTAATGTTGGTGGCAAACGTTTCGAAGCAGCATCTGATTGGCAAAATTCCTCTTGTGCTGAGAAGATCTCGTCTGCTAATGATGAT GTTAGCCATTCTGTCCTTCCAATGAGAAGCAATCTTTTGGAGGACTCCAAGGAAGTTACTTCTTCTCATAAGAAACCAGATAATGATGATAAAGAGGTGGACATTTCTGACCATGGTTCTACTGAAAGCCATGTACTAAAAAATGAACGAGATGTGGTTTCTGAAGTTCATCTTGAAGGTCGTTCTTCATCTGAAGAGCTGAAGCGTGAACGTCCAAACGGTAAAGAGCAACATGTTCAGACTTCTCGTAAATTAAACAG GGAGAACATTAACAATAGGACGGTGGATGAGGCTCAGCTTACAACAATTGAATCAAAACCCTGGGGAGAACGTATGAAGTCAATTGTAGACGGTATAATCAACATGTGGAGGAAACGTTAA
- the LOC120083086 gene encoding uncharacterized protein LOC120083086 isoform X4 has translation MSENVLGIRWNGELAANEWLVKWKGLPESEATWELVYLMNEQFPHFHFKDKVPFSVPDFYSLKCSYISSVAGIFCTFPTTTSNLLVISISCRSSSLTFTGWSYGALIPIENPNVGGKRFEAASDWQNSSCAEKISSANDDVSHSVLPMRSNLLEDSKEVTSSHKKPDNDDKEVDISDHGSTESHVLKNERDVVSEVHLEGRSSSEELKRERPNGKEQHVQTSRKLNRENINNRTVDEAQLTTIESKPWGERMKSIVDGIINMWRKR, from the exons ATGTCAGAAAATGTTTTAGGGATACGTTGGAACGGGGAGTTAGCTGCAAACGAATGGTTAGTAAAGTGGAAGGGTCTACCGGAGAGTGAGGCAACTTGGGAGTTGGTATATTTGATGAATGAACAATTTCCCCACTTCCACTTTAAGGACAAGGTGCCTTTTTCAGTACCTGACTTCTACTCCTTAAAATGCAGCTATATTTCCTCTGTTGCTGGAATTTTCTGCACCTTTCCTACTACTACTTCTAACCTCCTAGTGATTTCAATCTCTTGTCGATCTTCTTCCTTAACATTTACAGGATGGAGCTatggagctctgataccaattg AGAATCCTAATGTTGGTGGCAAACGTTTCGAAGCAGCATCTGATTGGCAAAATTCCTCTTGTGCTGAGAAGATCTCGTCTGCTAATGATGAT GTTAGCCATTCTGTCCTTCCAATGAGAAGCAATCTTTTGGAGGACTCCAAGGAAGTTACTTCTTCTCATAAGAAACCAGATAATGATGATAAAGAGGTGGACATTTCTGACCATGGTTCTACTGAAAGCCATGTACTAAAAAATGAACGAGATGTGGTTTCTGAAGTTCATCTTGAAGGTCGTTCTTCATCTGAAGAGCTGAAGCGTGAACGTCCAAACGGTAAAGAGCAACATGTTCAGACTTCTCGTAAATTAAACAG GGAGAACATTAACAATAGGACGGTGGATGAGGCTCAGCTTACAACAATTGAATCAAAACCCTGGGGAGAACGTATGAAGTCAATTGTAGACGGTATAATCAACATGTGGAGGAAACGTTAA
- the LOC120083086 gene encoding uncharacterized protein LOC120083086 isoform X6, with product MVKMKIKLLARGRLHSYSSIEHSISGIKSAFSRKDVDYFVPSSNTWWRGRSYAASVASDIPGPEKARKRVSIEDRRAIVESFVHKLLQGIGMSSYYSSVAKENPNVGGKRFEAASDWQNSSCAEKISSANDDVSHSVLPMRSNLLEDSKEVTSSHKKPDNDDKEVDISDHGSTESHVLKNERDVVSEVHLEGRSSSEELKRERPNGKEQHVQTSRKLNRENINNRTVDEAQLTTIESKPWGERMKSIVDGIINMWRKR from the exons ATGGTGAAAATGAAGATTAAGCTTCTTGCTAGAGGACGATTACACTCTTACAGTTCTATCGAGCACTCTATTTCCGGCATAAAATCAG CGTTCAGTAGGAAAGATGTTGACTATTTTGTACCTAGCTCAAATACATGGTGGCGCGGAAGATCCTACGCTGCCTCTGTTGCTTCAGATATACCCGGTCCTGAGAAGGCTCGTAAACGTGTCTCTATAGAAGATCGGCGGGCAATTGTCGAATCTTTTGTACACAA ATTGCTTCAAGGAATTGGCATGTCTTCCTATTATTCTTCTGTTGCAAAAG AGAATCCTAATGTTGGTGGCAAACGTTTCGAAGCAGCATCTGATTGGCAAAATTCCTCTTGTGCTGAGAAGATCTCGTCTGCTAATGATGAT GTTAGCCATTCTGTCCTTCCAATGAGAAGCAATCTTTTGGAGGACTCCAAGGAAGTTACTTCTTCTCATAAGAAACCAGATAATGATGATAAAGAGGTGGACATTTCTGACCATGGTTCTACTGAAAGCCATGTACTAAAAAATGAACGAGATGTGGTTTCTGAAGTTCATCTTGAAGGTCGTTCTTCATCTGAAGAGCTGAAGCGTGAACGTCCAAACGGTAAAGAGCAACATGTTCAGACTTCTCGTAAATTAAACAG GGAGAACATTAACAATAGGACGGTGGATGAGGCTCAGCTTACAACAATTGAATCAAAACCCTGGGGAGAACGTATGAAGTCAATTGTAGACGGTATAATCAACATGTGGAGGAAACGTTAA
- the LOC120083086 gene encoding uncharacterized protein LOC120083086 isoform X1, producing the protein MVKMKIKLLARGRLHSYSSIEHSISGIKSAFSRKDVDYFVPSSNTWWRGRSYAASVASDIPGPEKARKRVSIEDRRAIVESFVHKYKASNNGKFPPVSRTWKQVGGSFYVVRKILQELQNESTMSSLKNGRKKSFQETKIKENPNVGGKRFEAASDWQNSSCAEKISSANDDVSLQLVSHSVLPMRSNLLEDSKEVTSSHKKPDNDDKEVDISDHGSTESHVLKNERDVVSEVHLEGRSSSEELKRERPNGKEQHVQTSRKLNRENINNRTVDEAQLTTIESKPWGERMKSIVDGIINMWRKR; encoded by the exons ATGGTGAAAATGAAGATTAAGCTTCTTGCTAGAGGACGATTACACTCTTACAGTTCTATCGAGCACTCTATTTCCGGCATAAAATCAG CGTTCAGTAGGAAAGATGTTGACTATTTTGTACCTAGCTCAAATACATGGTGGCGCGGAAGATCCTACGCTGCCTCTGTTGCTTCAGATATACCCGGTCCTGAGAAGGCTCGTAAACGTGTCTCTATAGAAGATCGGCGGGCAATTGTCGAATCTTTTGTACACAA GTACAAGGCATCAAACAATGGGAAGTTCCCTCCGGTATCACGTACTTGGAAACAAGTAGGTGGCTCTTTTTATGTTGTTAGGAAAATCCTTCAAGAGCTTCAGAATGAATCTACAATGTCGTCATTAAAAAACGGAAGAAAAAAGTCATTTCAAGAAACGAAAATAAAAG AGAATCCTAATGTTGGTGGCAAACGTTTCGAAGCAGCATCTGATTGGCAAAATTCCTCTTGTGCTGAGAAGATCTCGTCTGCTAATGATGATGTAAGCTTGCAACTC GTTAGCCATTCTGTCCTTCCAATGAGAAGCAATCTTTTGGAGGACTCCAAGGAAGTTACTTCTTCTCATAAGAAACCAGATAATGATGATAAAGAGGTGGACATTTCTGACCATGGTTCTACTGAAAGCCATGTACTAAAAAATGAACGAGATGTGGTTTCTGAAGTTCATCTTGAAGGTCGTTCTTCATCTGAAGAGCTGAAGCGTGAACGTCCAAACGGTAAAGAGCAACATGTTCAGACTTCTCGTAAATTAAACAG GGAGAACATTAACAATAGGACGGTGGATGAGGCTCAGCTTACAACAATTGAATCAAAACCCTGGGGAGAACGTATGAAGTCAATTGTAGACGGTATAATCAACATGTGGAGGAAACGTTAA
- the LOC120083086 gene encoding uncharacterized protein LOC120083086 isoform X5, whose protein sequence is MVKMKIKLLARGRLHSYSSIEHSISGIKSAFSRKDVDYFVPSSNTWWRGRSYAASVASDIPGPEKARKRVSIEDRRAIVESFVHKLLQGIGMSSYYSSVAKENPNVGGKRFEAASDWQNSSCAEKISSANDDVSLQLVSHSVLPMRSNLLEDSKEVTSSHKKPDNDDKEVDISDHGSTESHVLKNERDVVSEVHLEGRSSSEELKRERPNGKEQHVQTSRKLNRENINNRTVDEAQLTTIESKPWGERMKSIVDGIINMWRKR, encoded by the exons ATGGTGAAAATGAAGATTAAGCTTCTTGCTAGAGGACGATTACACTCTTACAGTTCTATCGAGCACTCTATTTCCGGCATAAAATCAG CGTTCAGTAGGAAAGATGTTGACTATTTTGTACCTAGCTCAAATACATGGTGGCGCGGAAGATCCTACGCTGCCTCTGTTGCTTCAGATATACCCGGTCCTGAGAAGGCTCGTAAACGTGTCTCTATAGAAGATCGGCGGGCAATTGTCGAATCTTTTGTACACAA ATTGCTTCAAGGAATTGGCATGTCTTCCTATTATTCTTCTGTTGCAAAAG AGAATCCTAATGTTGGTGGCAAACGTTTCGAAGCAGCATCTGATTGGCAAAATTCCTCTTGTGCTGAGAAGATCTCGTCTGCTAATGATGATGTAAGCTTGCAACTC GTTAGCCATTCTGTCCTTCCAATGAGAAGCAATCTTTTGGAGGACTCCAAGGAAGTTACTTCTTCTCATAAGAAACCAGATAATGATGATAAAGAGGTGGACATTTCTGACCATGGTTCTACTGAAAGCCATGTACTAAAAAATGAACGAGATGTGGTTTCTGAAGTTCATCTTGAAGGTCGTTCTTCATCTGAAGAGCTGAAGCGTGAACGTCCAAACGGTAAAGAGCAACATGTTCAGACTTCTCGTAAATTAAACAG GGAGAACATTAACAATAGGACGGTGGATGAGGCTCAGCTTACAACAATTGAATCAAAACCCTGGGGAGAACGTATGAAGTCAATTGTAGACGGTATAATCAACATGTGGAGGAAACGTTAA